A window from Streptomyces sp. NBC_00271 encodes these proteins:
- a CDS encoding DUF2079 domain-containing protein, translated as MSSNPTPADTDTATAAADTAPGTDSAPIPAPVTAVPARDRRPRDPQLLAVLLFTAYATLSVCRWRHLATRSWDLGIFEQAVRAYAHLRAPVADLRGPGSNLLGDHFSPVMALLAPAYRLFPTPVTLLVAQAALLALSAVPVTRGAARLLGRSRGLALGLAYGLSWGIQRAVDFDFHEICFAVPLIAFALEAVLERRWRAALLWAFPLVLVKEDLGLTLAAIALVVAVRARKPAPRTALCALGVAVLGVLAALLTFTVVIPAFNTADTYSYWNKAGGDPLDGVGTKLRTLAWLLIPTTGLLALRSPLLLVALPTLGWRFLSSDPHYWGTDWHYSAVLMPVLSLALADALSRARWSPRPWLRSYALHLPTAVVAAALALTTSLPLSVLGESAAYRKPARVGAVERLLARVPDGASVEANVGPSSRLVARCRVFWTGDTGGVTPDFIALDDSDHAIRDVQAYAARLHPRAAYDVVGAAYGYVLLERRT; from the coding sequence ATGAGCTCGAACCCGACCCCCGCCGACACCGACACCGCCACCGCCGCCGCCGACACCGCCCCAGGAACCGACAGCGCCCCCATACCCGCGCCGGTCACGGCAGTCCCCGCCCGTGACCGACGCCCCCGCGACCCCCAGCTCCTGGCGGTCCTGCTCTTCACCGCGTACGCGACCCTGTCGGTCTGCCGCTGGCGGCATCTGGCGACCCGTTCCTGGGACCTCGGCATCTTCGAGCAGGCCGTCCGCGCCTACGCCCACCTGCGCGCCCCCGTCGCCGATCTCAGGGGCCCGGGCAGCAACCTCCTCGGCGACCACTTCAGCCCGGTCATGGCCCTCCTCGCGCCCGCGTACCGTCTCTTCCCCACCCCGGTCACCCTCCTCGTCGCCCAGGCCGCGCTGCTGGCCCTGTCCGCGGTCCCGGTCACCCGTGGCGCCGCCCGGCTCCTCGGCCGCTCCCGGGGACTCGCGCTGGGTCTCGCGTACGGGCTGTCGTGGGGGATCCAGCGCGCCGTCGACTTCGACTTCCACGAGATCTGCTTCGCCGTCCCGCTGATCGCCTTCGCCCTGGAAGCGGTCCTGGAGCGACGGTGGCGCGCGGCCCTGCTGTGGGCGTTCCCGTTGGTCCTCGTCAAGGAGGACCTCGGGCTCACCCTGGCCGCGATCGCCCTGGTCGTGGCCGTGCGGGCCCGGAAGCCCGCCCCGCGTACGGCCCTGTGCGCGCTCGGGGTCGCCGTCCTCGGAGTGCTGGCCGCGCTGCTCACCTTCACGGTGGTGATCCCTGCCTTCAACACCGCGGACACCTACTCCTACTGGAACAAGGCCGGCGGTGATCCCCTCGACGGCGTGGGCACCAAACTCCGCACCCTCGCCTGGCTGCTGATCCCCACCACCGGTCTGCTGGCCCTGCGCTCCCCGCTCCTCCTGGTCGCCCTGCCGACCCTGGGCTGGCGTTTCCTCTCCTCGGACCCGCACTACTGGGGCACGGACTGGCACTACAGCGCCGTCCTGATGCCGGTCCTGTCCCTCGCCCTCGCCGACGCGCTCTCCCGGGCCCGCTGGAGCCCGCGCCCGTGGCTGCGCTCGTACGCGCTGCACCTGCCCACGGCCGTGGTCGCGGCCGCGCTCGCGCTGACGACCTCGCTCCCGCTGTCGGTGCTGGGCGAGTCCGCCGCGTATCGCAAGCCCGCGCGCGTGGGTGCCGTGGAACGGCTGCTGGCGCGTGTCCCGGACGGGGCGAGTGTCGAGGCGAACGTCGGCCCGAGCAGTCGGCTCGTCGCGCGCTGCCGGGTCTTCTGGACGGGCGACACCGGTGGCGTCACCCCGGACTTCATCGCCCTCGACGACTCCGACCACGCGATCCGGGACGTCCAGGCGTACGCCGCCCGTCTGCACCCCCGCGCCGCGTACGACGTCGTGGGCGCCGCCTACGGCTACGTACTCCTGGAGCGGCGGACCTGA
- a CDS encoding ABC transporter permease — protein MTVLKTSMRNFFAHKGRMALSAVAVLLSVAFVCGTLVFTDTMNTTFDKLFAATSSDVTVSPKTAKSDSTPQNGRPDSLPASVLERAKKAEGVKYAEGAVSSMNVTVVNSANKNMGSSTGAPTIAGNWTRNDLRSMEITSGHAPRGPTETMVDADTADKHHLKLGDELRTIAVTGDFKARIVGIATFKVTNPGAAVVYFDTATAQRELLGTTGRFTNINLSAATGVTDDTLKQNVISSIGAGAYKVQTQKEYSDENRSGVGSFMNVIKYAMLGFAGIAFLVGIFLIINTFSMLVAQRTREIGLMRAIGSSRKQVNRSVLVEATLLGIFGSILGVGAGVGLAIGLMKLMSAAGMDLSTRDLTVKATTPVIGLVLGVVVTVLAAYLPARRAGKVSPMAALRDAGTPADGKAGLVRGIIGLVLTGAGTFALFTAAHADKATDGSLVLGAGVVLTLIGFVIIGPLLAGGVVRVISAVLLRFFGPVGRMAERNALRNPRRTGATGAALMIGLALVACLSVVGSSMVASATDELDKSVGTDFIIQGNQRIVPQAAKAIETTPGLSHVTHYRDIEAKLTTPDGFSDSDGVTAADPTYAQDLHRKTTAGELTAAYGKDSMSVGSEFATKHHVKLGDTLTVAFKGGSTAKLKVAAITDDDVVIDQGARYLSTQTMRKYLPANRIPPDQIMFASAKDGQEKQAYAALKKSMEQYPQYQVRDQTDYKQELKDQIGQLLNMVYGLLALAIVVAVLGVINTLALSVVERTREIGLMRAIGMSRRQLRRMIRLESVVIALFGALLGLGLGMGWGATAQKLLALEGLKVLEIPWPTIIGVFIGSAFVGLFAALIPAFRAGRMNVLNAIATD, from the coding sequence ATGACCGTCCTGAAGACCTCGATGCGCAACTTCTTCGCGCACAAGGGGCGGATGGCGCTGTCGGCGGTCGCGGTCCTGCTGTCCGTGGCCTTCGTCTGCGGCACGCTGGTGTTCACCGACACCATGAATACGACGTTCGACAAGCTGTTCGCCGCCACCTCCTCCGACGTGACCGTCTCGCCGAAGACGGCCAAGAGCGACAGCACCCCGCAGAACGGCAGGCCCGACTCGCTGCCCGCCTCGGTCCTGGAGCGGGCCAAGAAGGCGGAGGGCGTCAAGTACGCCGAGGGCGCCGTCAGTTCGATGAACGTGACCGTCGTCAACAGCGCCAACAAGAACATGGGGTCGAGCACCGGGGCCCCGACGATCGCCGGCAACTGGACGCGCAACGACCTGCGTTCGATGGAGATCACCTCCGGTCACGCCCCGCGCGGGCCGACCGAGACGATGGTCGACGCCGACACCGCCGACAAGCACCACCTGAAGCTCGGCGACGAACTGCGCACCATCGCCGTCACCGGTGACTTCAAGGCCAGGATCGTCGGCATCGCCACCTTCAAGGTGACCAACCCCGGTGCCGCCGTCGTCTACTTCGACACCGCCACCGCCCAGCGCGAACTGCTCGGCACCACCGGCCGGTTCACCAACATCAACCTCTCCGCCGCCACCGGTGTCACCGACGACACGCTCAAGCAGAACGTCATCTCCTCGATCGGCGCCGGCGCGTACAAGGTGCAGACACAGAAGGAGTACTCCGACGAGAACCGCTCCGGCGTCGGCTCCTTCATGAACGTCATCAAGTACGCCATGCTCGGCTTCGCCGGGATCGCCTTCCTGGTCGGCATCTTCCTGATCATCAACACCTTCTCCATGCTGGTCGCCCAGCGCACCCGCGAGATCGGCCTGATGCGGGCGATCGGCTCGTCCCGCAAGCAGGTCAACCGGTCCGTCCTGGTCGAGGCGACCCTGCTCGGCATCTTCGGCTCGATCCTCGGCGTCGGCGCGGGCGTCGGCCTCGCGATCGGCCTGATGAAGCTCATGTCGGCGGCGGGCATGGACCTGTCCACCCGCGACCTGACCGTCAAGGCGACGACCCCGGTCATCGGACTCGTGCTCGGTGTCGTGGTCACCGTCCTCGCCGCCTATCTGCCCGCCCGCCGGGCCGGCAAGGTCTCCCCGATGGCCGCACTGCGCGACGCCGGTACACCGGCGGACGGCAAGGCCGGTCTCGTCCGCGGCATCATCGGCCTGGTCCTCACCGGCGCCGGAACCTTCGCGCTCTTCACGGCGGCCCACGCCGACAAGGCGACCGACGGCTCGCTGGTGCTGGGCGCGGGAGTCGTCCTGACCCTGATCGGGTTCGTCATCATCGGCCCGCTGCTCGCGGGCGGTGTCGTCCGGGTCATCAGCGCGGTGCTGCTGCGCTTCTTCGGCCCCGTCGGACGGATGGCGGAGCGCAACGCGCTGCGCAACCCGCGCCGCACCGGAGCCACCGGCGCGGCCCTGATGATCGGCCTCGCCCTCGTCGCCTGCCTGTCGGTCGTCGGCTCGTCCATGGTCGCCTCCGCGACCGACGAACTCGACAAGTCGGTCGGCACCGACTTCATCATCCAGGGCAACCAGCGGATCGTCCCGCAGGCGGCGAAGGCCATCGAGACGACACCCGGACTGTCCCACGTCACGCACTACCGGGACATCGAGGCCAAGCTCACCACCCCCGACGGATTCTCGGACAGCGACGGCGTCACGGCCGCCGACCCCACCTACGCGCAGGACCTGCACCGCAAGACGACGGCCGGTGAACTGACCGCCGCCTACGGCAAGGACTCCATGTCCGTCGGCTCGGAGTTCGCCACCAAGCACCACGTGAAGCTCGGCGACACCCTGACCGTCGCCTTCAAGGGCGGCAGCACGGCGAAGCTCAAGGTCGCCGCGATCACCGACGACGACGTGGTCATCGACCAGGGCGCGCGGTACCTCAGCACCCAGACCATGCGGAAATACCTCCCGGCCAACCGGATCCCGCCGGACCAGATCATGTTCGCCAGCGCCAAGGACGGCCAGGAGAAGCAGGCGTACGCGGCCCTGAAGAAGTCCATGGAGCAGTACCCGCAGTACCAGGTCCGCGACCAGACCGACTACAAGCAGGAGCTCAAGGACCAGATCGGCCAGCTCCTGAACATGGTCTACGGCCTGCTCGCCCTCGCGATCGTCGTCGCCGTCCTCGGCGTGATCAACACCCTCGCCCTGTCGGTGGTGGAGCGGACGCGCGAGATCGGCCTGATGCGCGCCATCGGGATGTCCCGCCGCCAGCTGCGCCGCATGATCCGCCTGGAGTCGGTCGTCATCGCCCTCTTCGGCGCGCTGCTCGGCCTCGGCCTGGGCATGGGCTGGGGTGCCACCGCCCAGAAGCTCCTCGCCCTGGAGGGCCTGAAGGTCCTGGAGATCCCCTGGCCGACCATCATCGGGGTCTTCATCGGCTCGGCGTTCGTGGGCCTGTTCGCCGCCCTGATCCCGGCGTTCCGGGCGGGCCGGATGAACGTACTGAACGCCATCGCCACCGACTAG
- a CDS encoding ABC transporter ATP-binding protein, producing MTSAVTIPRHGGTGGRTAVAARARQVVKAYGSGETRVVALDQVDVDIARGQFTAIMGPSGSGKSTLMHCLAGLDTVTSGQIYLDETEITGLKDKKLTQLRRDRIGFIFQAFNLLPTLNAIENITLPMDIAGRKPNKGWLDQVVETVGLADRLKHRPSQLSGGQQQRVAVARALAARPEIIFGDEPTGNLDSRAGAEVLGFLRRSVDELGQTIVIVTHDPVAASYSDRVLYLADGRIVDEMYQPTADQVLDRMKDFDARGRTS from the coding sequence GTGACATCGGCTGTGACCATTCCCAGGCACGGGGGCACTGGAGGGCGTACGGCCGTTGCCGCACGGGCGCGGCAGGTCGTCAAGGCGTACGGGTCCGGGGAGACCCGGGTCGTCGCCCTGGACCAGGTCGACGTGGACATCGCGCGGGGGCAGTTCACCGCGATCATGGGCCCCTCGGGGTCCGGCAAGTCCACGCTGATGCACTGCCTCGCCGGACTCGACACCGTCACCTCCGGCCAGATCTACCTCGACGAGACCGAGATCACCGGGCTCAAGGACAAGAAGCTCACGCAGCTGCGCCGGGACCGGATCGGGTTCATCTTCCAGGCGTTCAACCTGCTGCCGACGCTGAACGCGATAGAGAACATCACGCTGCCGATGGACATCGCGGGCCGCAAGCCGAACAAGGGCTGGCTCGACCAGGTCGTGGAGACCGTCGGACTCGCCGACCGGCTCAAGCACCGGCCCAGCCAGCTCTCCGGCGGCCAGCAGCAGCGCGTCGCGGTGGCACGGGCACTCGCCGCGCGGCCCGAGATCATCTTCGGGGACGAGCCGACCGGAAACCTCGACTCCCGGGCGGGCGCCGAGGTGCTGGGCTTCCTGCGCCGCTCGGTGGACGAGCTCGGCCAGACCATCGTGATCGTGACGCACGACCCGGTGGCGGCCTCGTACTCGGACCGCGTGCTGTACCTCGCCGACGGCCGGATCGTCGACGAGATGTACCAGCCGACGGCCGATCAGGTCCTCGACCGCATGAAGGACTTCGACGCGCGGGGGCGTACGTCATGA
- a CDS encoding MFS transporter: MGQGDTGIRATATEHPPASRSRRGAVVAALMLSMALAALDSTIVSTAVPQIVGDLGGFSVFSWLFSGYLLAVTVTLPVYGKLSDTFGRKPVLVAGAAVFLLGSLLCATAWNMAALIAFRIVQGLGGGALQGTVQTLAADLYPLKERPKIQAKLSTVWATSAIAGPSLGGVLAAYADWRWIFLINLPIGALALWLIVRHLHEPVRESSGRRPRIDWAGALAVFACGGVLLTALVQGGVAWDWLSAPSLALFGAGLALIGAVVVIERRATEPIIPGWVWRRRTIAAVNLALGALGLLMVAPTVFLPTYAQAVLGLAPVAAGFVLSVWTLSWPVSAALSQHVYGRIGFRNTAMLGIAAATLILLAFPFLPYPGEPWQPALLMFLLGGALGLFQLPLIIGVQSTVGWEERGTTTASVLFCRQTGQTIGATLFGAIANGVLAARLGGAGDLDAVTRALDSGAPAEHVRHAVADAVHAVYLGAAGAAALAFLVLLFVAPRRFPVIKNPGD; encoded by the coding sequence GTGGGCCAGGGGGACACCGGAATACGGGCCACGGCGACGGAACACCCGCCGGCCTCGCGCAGCCGCAGGGGTGCCGTCGTCGCCGCCCTGATGCTCTCCATGGCGCTGGCCGCGCTCGACTCCACCATCGTCTCCACGGCCGTACCGCAGATCGTCGGCGACCTCGGCGGCTTCTCCGTCTTCTCCTGGCTGTTCTCGGGCTATCTGCTCGCGGTGACGGTCACCCTGCCGGTGTACGGGAAGCTCTCCGACACCTTCGGCCGCAAGCCGGTCCTCGTCGCGGGCGCCGCCGTCTTCCTCCTCGGCTCGCTGCTGTGCGCCACCGCCTGGAACATGGCCGCGCTCATCGCCTTCCGGATCGTGCAGGGTCTGGGCGGCGGCGCGTTGCAGGGCACGGTGCAGACGCTCGCCGCGGACCTCTACCCGCTCAAGGAGCGCCCCAAGATCCAGGCCAAGCTGTCCACGGTGTGGGCGACCTCGGCGATCGCGGGCCCCTCCCTCGGCGGGGTGCTCGCCGCGTACGCCGACTGGCGCTGGATCTTCCTCATCAACCTGCCGATCGGCGCGCTGGCACTGTGGCTGATCGTCCGCCATCTGCACGAGCCGGTACGGGAGTCCTCCGGCCGCCGCCCCCGGATCGACTGGGCGGGCGCGCTGGCCGTCTTCGCCTGCGGCGGTGTGCTGCTCACCGCGCTGGTGCAGGGCGGGGTCGCCTGGGACTGGCTGTCGGCCCCGTCGCTCGCCCTGTTCGGTGCGGGACTCGCGCTGATCGGTGCCGTGGTCGTGATCGAGCGCCGGGCGACCGAGCCGATCATCCCCGGGTGGGTGTGGCGGCGCCGCACGATCGCGGCCGTCAACCTGGCGCTCGGCGCACTGGGGTTGCTCATGGTCGCCCCCACGGTGTTCCTGCCCACGTACGCGCAGGCGGTCCTGGGCCTCGCGCCCGTCGCCGCCGGATTCGTGCTCTCCGTGTGGACGTTGAGCTGGCCGGTGTCGGCGGCGTTGAGCCAGCACGTCTACGGGCGGATCGGCTTCCGCAACACCGCGATGCTCGGCATCGCCGCCGCGACCCTGATCCTGCTCGCCTTCCCCTTCCTGCCCTACCCCGGCGAGCCCTGGCAGCCGGCCCTGCTGATGTTCCTGCTGGGCGGCGCCCTGGGCCTCTTCCAACTCCCCCTGATCATCGGCGTCCAGTCGACGGTCGGCTGGGAGGAACGCGGCACGACGACAGCGTCGGTCCTCTTCTGCCGCCAGACCGGGCAGACCATCGGCGCGACCCTGTTCGGCGCGATCGCCAACGGGGTGCTGGCCGCGCGGCTCGGCGGCGCCGGGGACCTGGACGCGGTGACGCGGGCGCTGGACTCGGGCGCGCCCGCCGAACATGTGCGCCACGCGGTCGCCGACGCGGTCCACGCCGTCTACCTCGGCGCGGCGGGCGCCGCCGCACTCGCCTTCCTGGTCCTGCTGTTCGTGGCACCGCGGCGCTTTCCGGTCATCAAGAATCCCGGGGACTGA
- a CDS encoding DUF485 domain-containing protein → MQDAFSSPEYQRRHRPPYDPLYPPPHPSPHPFPHHTSPSHLTYPWQPQPQPPEPERRRQPRHHALGRHSDIRVLRGAYRRQRRVATLTALGYFTLFLLLSAFAPGLMASEVSGGLPTGLLLGLLQVPVTCLAIGLYEYTARRRVDPIADRIRRQTQLDAKREAAR, encoded by the coding sequence ATGCAAGACGCGTTCTCGTCCCCCGAGTACCAGAGGCGGCACCGGCCGCCGTACGACCCGCTCTACCCACCGCCGCACCCGTCCCCGCACCCGTTCCCCCACCACACATCCCCCTCGCACCTCACCTATCCCTGGCAACCGCAGCCCCAGCCACCCGAGCCCGAGAGAAGGAGACAACCGCGTCACCACGCGCTCGGCCGGCACAGCGACATCCGCGTCCTGCGGGGCGCCTACCGCCGGCAACGGCGGGTCGCGACACTCACCGCGCTCGGCTACTTCACTCTCTTCCTCCTCCTGTCGGCGTTCGCGCCGGGGCTGATGGCGAGCGAAGTCTCCGGCGGACTGCCGACCGGACTGCTGCTCGGCCTGCTCCAGGTGCCGGTGACCTGCCTGGCGATCGGGCTGTACGAGTACACCGCGCGCCGGCGCGTCGACCCGATCGCGGACCGGATCCGCCGGCAGACCCAGCTGGACGCGAAGCGGGAGGCGGCCCGATGA
- a CDS encoding sodium/solute symporter, producing MVGFSSSARAMSLVAFTAVATITLLLCVMTGPDRDDLDEFYTGYGSLSPMRNGLAIAGDYISAATVLGTGGVIALAGYDGVVLALSTALSLMLLMFLLAEPLRNAGRFTMGDALARRMPGRAVRITACAATLVALLPLMLVQLAGAGDLLAFILGFSSDSLKTGCIIGLGTLMISYAAIGGMKGTALIQILKIVMLLGSGTVVSALILQRFGWDPGALFDTAARNSGVGTAFLHSGLQFAGGPNPRIDMISSELTVVLGGACLPHITMRMYTAGSARQVRRSMSWAVPCVAVFVLVITVVGFGATALIGRSVIAGADPQGNTAYLLGSRAAFGPDVSTAETLLFTTVTTAIFLTLLASVAGMILACANSLAHDVFAGRIRELSPRREMTLARVSALAVGAPAILLATFVQHRSLQPLVTLSFCLGASAIAPALVYGLFWRRYTRTGLLCTLIGGTLTVLILMTGTNLVSGSPTSAFPEADFNWFPFTTTGLVSIPLGFAYGWLGTVISGRRKAEEQRRQYEAVEGWILAGAVRRTP from the coding sequence ATGGTCGGGTTCAGCAGTTCCGCGCGGGCCATGTCCCTGGTGGCGTTCACGGCCGTCGCCACGATCACGCTGCTGCTGTGCGTGATGACCGGGCCGGACCGCGACGACCTCGACGAGTTCTACACGGGCTACGGCTCCCTGTCGCCGATGCGCAACGGCCTCGCCATCGCCGGGGACTACATCTCCGCCGCGACCGTCCTCGGCACCGGCGGCGTCATCGCCCTCGCCGGGTACGACGGTGTCGTCCTCGCCCTCAGCACCGCCCTGTCGCTGATGCTGCTGATGTTCCTGCTGGCCGAACCACTGCGCAACGCGGGCCGGTTCACCATGGGCGACGCGCTCGCACGACGGATGCCGGGGCGCGCGGTACGCATCACGGCGTGCGCCGCGACCCTCGTCGCCCTGCTGCCGCTGATGCTGGTCCAACTCGCCGGCGCGGGCGATCTGCTGGCCTTCATCCTCGGTTTCTCCAGCGACTCCCTCAAGACCGGCTGCATCATCGGCCTCGGCACACTGATGATCAGCTACGCGGCGATCGGCGGCATGAAGGGCACCGCCCTCATCCAGATCCTGAAGATCGTGATGCTGCTCGGCTCCGGCACCGTGGTCTCCGCCCTCATCCTGCAGCGCTTCGGCTGGGACCCCGGGGCCCTGTTCGACACCGCCGCCCGCAACAGCGGTGTCGGGACCGCGTTCCTGCACTCCGGCCTGCAGTTCGCGGGCGGACCCAACCCCCGTATCGACATGATCAGTTCGGAGCTGACCGTGGTCCTCGGCGGCGCCTGCCTGCCGCACATCACCATGCGCATGTACACCGCGGGCAGCGCCCGTCAGGTCCGCCGCTCGATGTCCTGGGCGGTGCCCTGCGTGGCCGTGTTCGTACTGGTCATCACGGTCGTCGGGTTCGGGGCCACGGCGCTGATCGGACGGTCCGTGATCGCGGGTGCCGACCCGCAGGGCAACACGGCCTACCTGCTGGGATCCAGGGCCGCGTTCGGACCGGACGTGTCGACGGCCGAGACCCTCCTCTTCACGACCGTGACGACGGCGATCTTCCTCACGCTCCTCGCCTCGGTCGCCGGGATGATCCTCGCCTGCGCCAACTCCCTCGCCCACGACGTGTTCGCCGGGCGGATCCGGGAGCTGTCCCCGCGCCGCGAGATGACCCTCGCCCGGGTCTCCGCGCTCGCGGTCGGCGCACCGGCGATCCTGCTCGCCACCTTCGTCCAGCACCGCAGCCTGCAACCCCTGGTCACGCTGTCGTTCTGCCTGGGCGCCTCGGCCATAGCGCCCGCGCTGGTCTACGGCCTCTTCTGGCGCCGCTACACCCGCACGGGCCTCCTGTGCACCCTCATCGGCGGAACGCTGACCGTCCTGATCCTCATGACCGGCACCAACCTGGTCTCCGGCTCCCCCACTTCGGCCTTCCCCGAGGCCGACTTCAACTGGTTCCCGTTCACCACCACCGGCCTCGTGTCCATTCCCCTGGGCTTCGCCTACGGGTGGCTGGGGACGGTGATCTCCGGGCGCCGCAAGGCGGAGGAACAGCGCAGACAGTACGAGGCGGTGGAAGGGTGGATCCTGGCGGGGGCGGTACGGAGAACGCCGTAA
- a CDS encoding cellulose-binding protein: MSSASVSPHGFVAVRGRGYRPEQVDAYFAALSRVRDTAWERAARLTVLAKEMDAEVGRLREVVARLAPQTYETLGERACRIRELGEEEAAAVRENARSAARLAVEEAEAEGRRLREAAQAYADEVRGEAEERARHRLLAARAEADEMRIAARRAVKEGRGEALAALREARQRTEGFLTQQEREHAERWEEAECAAVERAAALDAHHVERGARAEAALAEAERAFAEAEEFARHGQEDATARAAEVLAEARVREERIGRETDRVLREYGERWDDVRAQMEQVRTSLMTLMGRAPVE; encoded by the coding sequence ATGAGCAGCGCATCGGTGTCGCCGCACGGCTTCGTGGCCGTACGGGGGCGCGGTTACCGTCCCGAGCAGGTCGACGCGTACTTCGCTGCGCTCTCGCGGGTCCGCGACACCGCCTGGGAACGGGCCGCCCGGCTGACCGTCCTGGCCAAGGAGATGGACGCGGAGGTCGGGCGGCTGCGGGAGGTCGTGGCGCGGCTGGCCCCGCAGACGTACGAGACGCTCGGCGAGCGCGCCTGCCGGATTCGCGAGCTCGGTGAGGAGGAGGCCGCGGCGGTGCGCGAGAACGCGCGGAGCGCGGCCCGGCTGGCCGTCGAGGAGGCCGAGGCGGAGGGACGGCGGCTGCGTGAGGCGGCGCAGGCGTACGCCGACGAGGTGCGCGGCGAGGCCGAGGAGCGCGCCCGGCACCGTCTCCTCGCCGCCCGCGCCGAGGCCGACGAGATGCGGATCGCCGCCCGCCGCGCGGTCAAGGAGGGCCGGGGGGAGGCGCTGGCGGCACTGCGCGAGGCGCGGCAGCGCACGGAAGGCTTCCTCACCCAGCAGGAGAGGGAACACGCAGAGCGCTGGGAGGAGGCGGAGTGTGCGGCGGTGGAGCGGGCGGCCGCGCTCGACGCGCACCACGTGGAGCGAGGGGCGCGCGCCGAGGCCGCGTTGGCCGAGGCCGAGCGTGCTTTTGCCGAGGCCGAGGAATTCGCTCGGCACGGGCAGGAGGACGCGACGGCGCGGGCGGCTGAGGTGTTGGCCGAGGCTCGTGTTCGTGAGGAGCGGATCGGTCGGGAGACGGATCGGGTGCTGCGCGAGTACGGGGAGCGGTGGGACGACGTACGGGCACAGATGGAACAGGTGCGTACGAGTCTCATGACGCTGATGGGGCGGGCACCGGTGGAGTAG